The genomic interval AACAACAATGCGATGTTGATGGCGGTGGAAGGATTCACGCGGACACCCGGCACCGCCGCCGAGCCGCATTCGGTGATCGTTCGCGTGGGGATTCCCTTGCTGTTGAACCTTGGCATCATCGCGATGCTGATTCTGGGCAAACGCAACCTGTATCGTTGGATTGAGTCCGCCATGGCATTGCTCGTCGCAGCCATGGTACTCGCCTTCGCCGCAAACATGCTGGCCGCCACGCCGTCGCCGATGGCAGTGGCTCGCGGGTTGGTCCCCAAAATGCCGAACACCGAGTTTGGCGGCGCAGTGGCTTGGTTGACCGCCGGTGCAATGGTCGCGACGACGTTCTCCGTCGCTGGAGCCTTTTACCAGTCGTATCAGGTACGCGAGAAAGGATGGGGGCGAAACGATTTGTCGACCGGTGTGACCGACTCTGTCGTTGGTATCGCGACCTTGGCATTGATCACGATGATGATTCTGATCACGGGCGCTGCCGCGTTGGGCGGTCGTGTGAAACCGAGCGAATTGACCGACGCTGCAGCGGTCGCACAAGCACTTGAGCCGATGTTCGGCCGGATGGCTCAGTACGTGTTTGCCGCCGGAGTCTTTGCCGGCGCGATCAGTTCGTTTGTGGTCAACGCATTGATCGGAGGGGTCGTGTTTGCCGATTCGATCAACATCGGCAGCAAGATGTCACAGCCCGGTGTCAGAAATTCCACCATCGGCGTCTTGATGTTGGGATGGCTGGTGGCAGCCGTCGCGATTTGGACGGAAACACCGCTGGCGGATTTCATCATCATTGCCCAATCGCTAACCGTTCTCGCCTTTCCAATTCTGGCCGCGACGGTGATTTGGCAGTATCACCAGGTTGATCGCAGCCGCTTGCCGGGATGGGTATTGCCCGCATGCTGGCTTGGGCTGCTGGTCGCAGTTGGATTGTCGATCCGAACGGTTGCGAAATTGGTCGGTGGTTGATGACGGCTGGATACGCCGTTACCCACTTGGAAAGCGATTGTCGCTCAGCTCTCCGAGCTGTTAGCGTGTTTGGAGCGGAAAACGCGTTGACTAAACCGAACTCCGCTGCCAAACCTTGCTCCACAGCATACGTTCAACGTGGTACTCGCTGTCGACTTGGAAAGTCGAGCGACAATAGCGGCCAAACGTTGCTCCACAGCATACGTTCAACGTGGCGCCCGCTATCGACTTGGAAAGTCGAGCGATTGTCGCTCAGCTCTCCGAGCTGTTAGCGTGTTTGGAGCGGAAAACGCGTTGCCTAAACCGAACTCCGCTGCCAAACCTTGCTCCACGGCATACGTTCAACGTGGCGCCCGCTATCGACTTGTAAAGTCGAGCGATTGTCGCTCAGCTCTCCGAGCTGTTAGCGTGTTTGGAGCGGAAAACGCGTTGCCTAAACCGAACTCCGCTGCCAAACCTTGCTCCACGGCATACGTTCAACGTGGTGCCCGCTATCGACTTGGAAAGTCGAGCGACAATAGCGGCCTGCCCCGAAAGGCAAACCGCATCAGTTCCCGAAACCGCCTGGAGGTTGGAATCCGCCGGGGTTGCCGAAGTTGATGCCGGGACCACCGGGAGGCGGGGCGGGCGTGTCGCTTTCGAACAAGTCTTCCTGACGAATCAGCAGCTTGCTGTAGGTTTCCTCGGGGATGACGTAGTACCAGTCGGCGAATCGCTCGTTCAAACTGCGGGAGCGACGTTGAGCATTTGCCAATCGTTCCTTGCGAGCATCAATCTTGCGTTCGTTCGACTTGGTGATTTGTTCTTGGACCGCAGCCAAACGCTCCTTCTTTTCTTCCTCTGTTTCCTGCTTAGCCGGAGCAGGCTTGTCGGCGTCGTCCCCAGCCGTCTCTGGGCTGGAATCACCTGGGCTGGAATCCGCAGGCTTTGCAGCCTCGGAGTCAGGTTTGCTTTCCGCCGCTGCTTCCGTTTTCGTTTCAGCCGTATCATCTGCAGTGGGTTTCTCGGCGTCCGTTTCAGCAGCGGGCTCTTGCTCAGTGGGCGCATCGGCGTCCTGGTCCTGACCTTCGCCGACCGTCGTTGACTCACCAGAACCACTTGCTTCG from Stieleria varia carries:
- a CDS encoding NRAMP family divalent metal transporter, whose protein sequence is MPDPYSSPDPVADEVDPSSDAAAPGLLTRLRRIGPAIIVAAVVLGPGSIVSASRVGCQYGYDLLWLVPLAGLLMTAMTIAAMANGALHPETPCSAVAKRFGRPAAWMVGGSMLVAVTMFQASNNNAMLMAVEGFTRTPGTAAEPHSVIVRVGIPLLLNLGIIAMLILGKRNLYRWIESAMALLVAAMVLAFAANMLAATPSPMAVARGLVPKMPNTEFGGAVAWLTAGAMVATTFSVAGAFYQSYQVREKGWGRNDLSTGVTDSVVGIATLALITMMILITGAAALGGRVKPSELTDAAAVAQALEPMFGRMAQYVFAAGVFAGAISSFVVNALIGGVVFADSINIGSKMSQPGVRNSTIGVLMLGWLVAAVAIWTETPLADFIIIAQSLTVLAFPILAATVIWQYHQVDRSRLPGWVLPACWLGLLVAVGLSIRTVAKLVGG